From Micrococcus porci, one genomic window encodes:
- a CDS encoding ABC transporter ATP-binding protein has product MRALLRILRFAPQLNPLYLGIAVCSVLAAALSLATPFLIGAATNRIVDAIAGRSTLDDAVAAVTWLALAFLAVEVATTAVVSVGGYWGDVMAARMRAALSGRYYDHLLHLPQRYFDTAITGRIVNRLNRSITELTQFLQFFSNNAFTMLITTAAVLVITAFYWWPLAVLLAVVFPVYMWLTAKTSAKWQGWEGEKNTEVDIASGRFAETVAQMNVVRAYNRQDHELAGFTERFRRTVGITRKQSRFWHGMDAGRRLALNLVFGVMYLIVFVRTARGLFSVGDMVILLQLMNMARQPIFSMSYLVDSAQRAVAGSKDYFGVLAEERERSGGAALPAGLGSAEAPTTTTATGVVVRDRAEAPTGAPVRAGADVPAVRFADVTFAYDPEAERPVLDGVTFDIPQGAKVALVGESGGGKSTLAHLLMGLYPVGSGRVEVFGRDVAGLDLAVLRGQVAAVFQEPFLFSGTIRENIAYADPDASGERVRAAAKAAFADGFVEEFEHGCEQLIGERGLRLSGGQKQRIAVARAVLKDAPVLVLDEATSALDTKSERLVQSALDDLMVGRSSLIVAHRLSTIASVDRIVTLRGGRVQEVGTPAELAQSGGIYAQLLRLQKAGTKEARKLLKEYGLSG; this is encoded by the coding sequence GTGAGAGCCCTGCTGCGCATCCTCCGGTTCGCCCCCCAGCTCAACCCCCTCTACCTCGGCATCGCCGTCTGCTCGGTGCTCGCCGCCGCGCTGTCCCTGGCCACCCCGTTCCTCATCGGCGCCGCGACCAACAGAATCGTTGACGCGATCGCCGGCCGCAGCACCCTGGACGACGCCGTCGCCGCCGTGACCTGGCTGGCCCTGGCCTTCCTCGCGGTCGAGGTGGCGACCACCGCCGTCGTCAGCGTGGGCGGCTACTGGGGTGACGTCATGGCGGCCCGCATGCGCGCCGCCCTCTCCGGCCGGTACTACGACCACCTGCTGCACCTGCCCCAGCGGTACTTCGACACCGCGATCACGGGGCGGATCGTCAACCGGCTGAACCGGTCCATCACGGAGCTCACCCAGTTCCTGCAGTTCTTCTCCAACAACGCGTTCACCATGCTCATCACCACGGCCGCCGTGCTGGTGATCACCGCGTTCTACTGGTGGCCGCTGGCCGTGCTGCTGGCCGTCGTGTTCCCCGTGTACATGTGGCTCACCGCCAAGACCTCCGCGAAGTGGCAGGGCTGGGAGGGGGAGAAGAACACGGAGGTGGACATCGCCTCCGGCCGCTTCGCCGAGACCGTCGCGCAGATGAACGTGGTCCGCGCCTACAACCGGCAGGACCACGAGCTCGCCGGGTTCACCGAGCGGTTCAGGCGCACCGTGGGCATCACGCGGAAGCAGTCCCGGTTCTGGCACGGCATGGACGCCGGCCGCCGCCTGGCCCTGAACCTCGTGTTCGGCGTGATGTACCTGATCGTGTTCGTCCGGACCGCCCGGGGGCTGTTCTCCGTGGGTGACATGGTGATCCTCCTGCAGCTGATGAACATGGCCCGGCAGCCGATCTTCTCCATGAGCTACCTCGTGGACTCCGCGCAGCGCGCCGTCGCCGGCTCGAAGGACTACTTCGGCGTGCTGGCCGAGGAGCGCGAGCGGTCCGGCGGCGCGGCCCTGCCGGCCGGCCTCGGGTCCGCGGAGGCGCCCACGACGACGACGGCGACCGGCGTCGTCGTTCGGGACCGGGCCGAGGCGCCCACCGGGGCGCCGGTGCGGGCGGGTGCGGACGTGCCGGCCGTGCGCTTCGCGGACGTGACCTTCGCCTACGACCCGGAGGCCGAGCGCCCGGTGCTGGACGGCGTCACGTTCGACATCCCGCAGGGGGCGAAGGTGGCGCTCGTGGGCGAGTCCGGTGGCGGCAAGTCGACCCTCGCGCACCTGCTCATGGGCCTGTACCCGGTGGGATCGGGGCGGGTGGAGGTGTTCGGCCGGGACGTGGCGGGCCTGGACCTGGCGGTGCTGCGCGGGCAGGTGGCCGCGGTGTTCCAGGAGCCGTTCCTGTTCTCCGGGACCATTCGGGAGAACATCGCCTACGCGGACCCGGACGCCTCCGGCGAGCGGGTGCGGGCGGCGGCGAAGGCCGCGTTCGCGGACGGGTTCGTGGAGGAGTTCGAACACGGGTGCGAGCAGCTGATCGGCGAGCGCGGCCTGCGGCTTTCCGGCGGGCAGAAGCAGCGGATCGCGGTGGCCCGGGCGGTGCTCAAGGACGCGCCGGTCCTCGTGCTGGACGAGGCGACCTCCGCCCTGGACACCAAGTCCGAGCGGCTCGTGCAGTCCGCGCTGGACGACCTCATGGTGGGCCGGTCCAGCCTGATCGTGGCGCACCGGCTGAGCACCATCGCGTCCGTGGACCGGATCGTGACGCTGCGCGGCGGGCGCGTGCAAGAGGTCGGGACGCCGGCCGAGCTGGCCCAGTCCGGCGGGATCTACGCGCAGCTGCTGCGCCTGCAGAAGGCCGGCACCAAGGAGGCTCGGAAGCTCCTCAAGGAGTACGGCCTCTCCGGCTGA
- a CDS encoding VOC family protein, giving the protein MSAQHTAIPSGSPIWIDYSAGDFATQQAFYSALFGWTFQDQGEDYGHYTMVRAGDAVIGGAMDGELSAQFSGGPVQPAAWTVYLKTEDIARTLGLVAEHGGQVIVEAMPVGELGSMALAMTPGGEAVGFWQPGEFSGHDLPLTPGTSVWFEVMSKDFAADAEFYRAVCGWDVVPMGPDGQQDDAAPDEDGMPAYATDHTGEQATAGLCDAAAWLPEAVPSHWRVYFQTTDMDASVKVVEEKGGRIVDGPMDSPFGVVASVVDPAGATFQLNQPPARG; this is encoded by the coding sequence ATGAGCGCACAGCACACCGCCATCCCCTCCGGCTCCCCCATCTGGATCGACTACTCCGCGGGCGACTTCGCCACGCAGCAGGCCTTCTACTCGGCCCTCTTCGGCTGGACCTTCCAGGACCAGGGCGAGGACTACGGCCACTACACCATGGTGCGGGCCGGCGACGCGGTGATCGGCGGCGCCATGGACGGCGAGCTGTCCGCGCAGTTCTCCGGCGGCCCCGTCCAGCCCGCCGCCTGGACCGTCTACCTCAAGACCGAGGACATCGCCCGGACCCTCGGCCTGGTCGCCGAACACGGCGGCCAGGTCATCGTGGAGGCCATGCCCGTCGGCGAGCTGGGCTCCATGGCCCTGGCCATGACCCCCGGCGGCGAGGCGGTGGGCTTCTGGCAGCCGGGCGAGTTCTCCGGCCACGACCTCCCCCTGACCCCCGGCACGTCCGTGTGGTTCGAGGTCATGTCCAAGGACTTCGCGGCGGACGCGGAGTTCTACCGCGCCGTCTGCGGCTGGGACGTGGTCCCCATGGGCCCGGACGGCCAGCAGGACGACGCCGCGCCGGACGAGGACGGCATGCCGGCCTACGCCACGGACCACACCGGCGAGCAGGCCACCGCGGGCCTCTGCGACGCCGCCGCATGGCTGCCGGAGGCCGTGCCGAGCCACTGGCGGGTGTACTTCCAGACCACGGACATGGACGCGTCCGTGAAGGTCGTCGAGGAGAAGGGCGGCCGGATCGTGGACGGGCCGATGGACTCGCCGTTCGGCGTCGTCGCCTCCGTGGTGGACCCCGCGGGCGCCACCTTCCAGCTGAACCAGCCGCCGGCACGCGGCTGA
- a CDS encoding FtsX-like permease family protein — MWTVALSQLRARRRRYASVVLAVLIGTMFLAASFLVASTAQATLRTTLGSVYAGADLVIQPEDDPETSADASGPPPGQRLAALAGTPETPGALARLDDVAEAWAPTPGFAEAAAPGGGTPRPAAVIPAPAHPDLLGVRAVAGALPDPADARGVAVDEETARALGVGVGDELPLTGEPTRAPVRATVTGLTSVSPDPMLSSQAQVWASRPVAQDLAPDGQVPYTTAVLLRLAPGADREAVAEAAARALHDDGVPAAVQTPDQAVRDQLASLSGGTDLLGWVLGGFALLALVVTALVIANTFQVPVAQRTRELALLRAVGAEARQVRGAVLLEAVATGLTGAVAGVVLAVGLTAAVVAVARGALGADALTLGVDWLPLAGAVALGTAVAAVAALGPARAATRVAPVQALRPVDEAPVRSRVGLVRAGLGLLLAVGGAALMWWGAWGSAFAAALGGGVLSFLGVLLLARLFVPGAVRAAAVLARPAGVPGRLAGLNAVRHRRRTAATASALLIGTTLVALVLTGGRTAQIRLDALLDEEYPVDLVVSVPAGGDLAAATRALGAVDGVGSVAAASPVGATVNGSPAYAVEADALRSVVAALPDGQDRALGDGASVLVPAWAGATTEVVVDGRVSGLASVRGSGLTTGVFLTPETAEWVRRHGVAADAGTASDAAGPAAEDQAVAGLVLVAAADDVSVNRLQEMSAALTAAAGAGASIVDGGAAERAVYAQIIDALLWIVVGLLAVSVLIALIGVANTLSLSVIERTRENALLRALGLTRGGLRGMIAVEAVLVAGVAAVLGCGLGVLYGWAGSQLVLGQLVAQLGEDRALVWPEVPWAELALVVAVAAVAGLLASLAPAGRAARLSPVEGLATV; from the coding sequence ATGTGGACCGTGGCCCTGTCCCAGCTGCGCGCCCGGCGGCGCCGCTACGCCTCCGTGGTGCTGGCCGTGCTGATCGGCACCATGTTCCTGGCCGCCTCCTTCCTGGTGGCCTCCACCGCGCAGGCGACCCTGCGCACCACCCTCGGCTCCGTCTACGCGGGAGCGGACCTCGTGATCCAGCCCGAGGACGACCCCGAGACCTCCGCAGACGCCTCCGGCCCCCCGCCCGGGCAGCGGCTCGCGGCGCTGGCCGGCACCCCGGAGACGCCCGGCGCCCTGGCCCGCCTCGACGACGTCGCCGAGGCATGGGCGCCCACCCCCGGGTTCGCGGAGGCCGCCGCGCCGGGCGGCGGGACCCCGCGGCCGGCGGCGGTGATCCCCGCGCCGGCGCACCCCGACCTGCTGGGGGTGCGCGCGGTGGCCGGCGCCCTGCCCGACCCGGCCGACGCGCGCGGCGTGGCCGTGGACGAGGAGACGGCCCGCGCCCTCGGCGTGGGCGTGGGCGACGAGCTGCCCCTGACCGGGGAACCGACCCGGGCGCCCGTGCGCGCCACGGTGACGGGCCTGACGAGCGTGTCCCCGGACCCGATGCTCTCCTCCCAGGCCCAGGTGTGGGCGTCCCGCCCCGTGGCACAGGACCTCGCGCCGGACGGGCAGGTCCCCTACACGACGGCCGTGCTGCTGCGCCTGGCGCCGGGCGCGGACCGGGAGGCCGTGGCGGAGGCCGCCGCGCGTGCCCTCCACGACGACGGCGTCCCTGCCGCCGTGCAGACCCCGGACCAGGCGGTGCGCGACCAGCTGGCCTCGCTCTCCGGCGGCACGGACCTGCTCGGCTGGGTGCTCGGCGGGTTCGCCCTGCTGGCCCTCGTGGTGACGGCCCTGGTCATCGCCAACACGTTCCAGGTGCCCGTCGCCCAGCGCACCCGCGAGCTCGCCCTGCTGCGCGCCGTGGGCGCCGAGGCCCGGCAGGTGCGCGGCGCGGTGCTGCTGGAGGCCGTGGCGACCGGCCTGACGGGAGCCGTGGCCGGCGTCGTGCTGGCCGTGGGCCTGACCGCGGCCGTGGTGGCCGTGGCGCGCGGCGCGCTCGGCGCGGACGCCCTCACCCTGGGCGTGGACTGGCTCCCGCTGGCGGGGGCGGTGGCGCTGGGCACGGCCGTGGCGGCCGTCGCGGCGCTGGGCCCGGCCCGGGCGGCCACGCGGGTGGCCCCCGTGCAGGCCCTGCGCCCGGTGGACGAGGCCCCGGTGCGCTCCCGCGTCGGCCTGGTGCGCGCCGGGCTCGGGCTGCTGCTCGCCGTCGGCGGGGCGGCCCTGATGTGGTGGGGCGCGTGGGGCTCGGCGTTCGCGGCCGCCCTCGGCGGCGGCGTGCTCTCCTTCCTCGGCGTGCTCCTGCTGGCCCGGCTGTTCGTGCCCGGGGCCGTGCGTGCGGCCGCCGTGCTGGCCCGCCCGGCGGGGGTGCCGGGCCGGCTGGCCGGGCTCAACGCCGTCCGGCACCGGCGGCGCACCGCGGCGACGGCGTCCGCCCTGCTGATCGGCACCACGCTCGTGGCGCTCGTCCTCACCGGCGGGCGCACCGCCCAGATCCGGCTGGACGCGCTCCTGGACGAGGAGTACCCCGTGGACCTGGTGGTGTCCGTGCCCGCGGGCGGGGACCTCGCCGCCGCCACCCGGGCGCTGGGCGCGGTGGACGGCGTCGGCTCCGTGGCCGCGGCGTCCCCCGTGGGCGCCACGGTGAACGGCAGCCCCGCCTACGCCGTGGAGGCGGACGCGCTGCGCTCCGTGGTGGCCGCCCTGCCCGACGGCCAGGACCGCGCCCTCGGTGACGGCGCCTCCGTCCTGGTGCCCGCCTGGGCGGGGGCGACCACGGAGGTCGTGGTGGACGGGAGGGTCTCCGGGCTCGCCTCCGTGCGCGGCTCCGGGCTCACCACCGGCGTGTTCCTCACCCCCGAGACCGCAGAGTGGGTGCGCCGGCACGGGGTCGCCGCGGACGCGGGCACCGCCTCCGACGCCGCCGGCCCCGCCGCCGAGGACCAGGCCGTGGCGGGACTCGTGCTGGTCGCCGCCGCGGACGACGTCTCGGTGAACCGCCTGCAGGAGATGTCGGCCGCGCTCACCGCCGCGGCCGGCGCGGGCGCGTCCATCGTGGACGGCGGCGCCGCGGAGCGCGCCGTGTACGCGCAGATCATCGACGCCCTGCTGTGGATCGTCGTGGGGCTGCTGGCGGTGTCCGTGCTGATCGCGCTGATCGGCGTCGCGAACACGCTGAGCCTGTCCGTGATCGAGCGGACCCGGGAGAACGCGCTGCTGCGGGCCCTCGGCCTCACCCGGGGCGGGCTGCGCGGGATGATCGCCGTGGAGGCGGTGCTCGTGGCCGGCGTCGCGGCGGTGCTGGGATGCGGGCTGGGCGTGCTCTACGGCTGGGCCGGCTCCCAGCTGGTGCTGGGCCAGCTCGTCGCCCAGCTGGGCGAGGACCGGGCGCTGGTGTGGCCCGAGGTCCCGTGGGCCGAGCTGGCGCTGGTGGTGGCGGTGGCCGCCGTCGCGGGCCTGCTGGCCTCCCTGGCCCCGGCGGGGCGGGCCGCTCGGCTCAGCCCGGTGGAGGGGCTGGCGACGGTCTGA
- a CDS encoding ABC transporter ATP-binding protein encodes MDITSPRSAAHDAGAHALATPLAHAAAPPAPAVSARGLTKTYGRGDAAVHALRGVDVDVETGRFTAIMGPSGSGKSTLMHCLAGLDTPDAGVVTLGDTVITGLSDAALTRVRRDRVGFVFQAFNLVPTLTAEQNIVLPMELAGRTPDRAWLAEIVDRLGLSDRLAHRPHELSGGQQQRVAVARALLTRPDVVFGDEPTGNLDSATGAQVLDLLRRATRETGQTVIMVTHDPVAAAAADRVVLLADGALAGELHAPTAERVAEALTALQQGRPLPQGRPLPQDGGR; translated from the coding sequence ATGGACATCACCTCGCCCCGCTCCGCCGCGCACGACGCCGGCGCCCACGCCCTGGCCACACCCCTCGCCCACGCCGCTGCCCCGCCGGCCCCGGCCGTCTCCGCCCGCGGGCTGACCAAGACGTACGGCCGCGGGGACGCGGCGGTGCACGCGCTGCGCGGGGTGGACGTGGACGTGGAGACCGGCCGGTTCACGGCGATCATGGGCCCCTCCGGCTCGGGCAAGTCCACGCTCATGCACTGCCTCGCGGGGCTGGACACGCCGGACGCCGGCGTCGTCACCCTGGGGGACACGGTGATCACGGGCCTGTCCGACGCCGCGCTGACCCGCGTGCGCCGGGACCGCGTGGGCTTCGTGTTCCAGGCGTTCAACCTGGTGCCCACCCTCACGGCGGAGCAGAACATCGTCCTGCCGATGGAGCTGGCCGGACGCACCCCGGACCGGGCGTGGCTGGCGGAGATCGTGGACCGGCTGGGCCTGTCGGACCGCCTCGCCCACCGTCCGCACGAGCTCTCCGGCGGCCAGCAGCAGCGGGTCGCGGTGGCGCGGGCGCTGCTGACGCGGCCCGACGTCGTCTTCGGGGACGAGCCCACCGGCAACCTGGACTCGGCGACCGGCGCCCAGGTCCTGGACCTGCTGCGGCGCGCCACGCGGGAGACCGGGCAGACCGTCATCATGGTCACCCACGACCCGGTGGCCGCCGCCGCGGCGGACCGGGTGGTCCTCCTGGCGGACGGCGCGCTGGCCGGGGAGCTGCACGCGCCCACGGCCGAGCGGGTGGCCGAGGCCCTCACGGCCCTGCAGCAGGGCCGGCCCCTCCCGCAGGGCCGGCCGCTCCCGCAGGACGGGGGCCGCTGA
- a CDS encoding response regulator, producing MSPDDAQPTPIRVALVDDQALIRSGLAMLIDSQPDLTVVAQASDGREAAASVAVAGADVVLMDVRMPEMDGIEATRALLRRPDAPRVVVLTTFDLDEHVMDAIEAGASGFLLKDAPPEELLAAIRTVHGGDAVIAPSTTRRLLAHMAPRLRQDAARSAECADEQAAVGSLTPREREVLVLMGQGAANPEIAAQLVLSEATVKTHVGRVLAKLSARDRVQAVLIAHRTGLVGF from the coding sequence ATGAGCCCCGACGACGCCCAGCCGACCCCCATCCGCGTGGCCCTCGTGGACGACCAGGCCCTGATCCGCTCCGGCCTGGCCATGCTGATCGACTCCCAGCCGGACCTGACCGTGGTGGCGCAGGCCTCCGACGGCCGCGAGGCGGCGGCCTCCGTGGCCGTGGCGGGCGCCGACGTCGTGCTCATGGACGTGCGGATGCCGGAGATGGACGGGATCGAGGCCACGCGCGCCCTGCTGCGCCGGCCCGATGCGCCGCGCGTGGTGGTGCTGACGACGTTCGACCTGGACGAGCACGTGATGGACGCGATCGAGGCCGGGGCCTCCGGGTTCCTGCTCAAGGACGCACCGCCCGAGGAGCTGCTCGCCGCGATCCGCACGGTGCACGGCGGGGACGCGGTGATCGCCCCGTCGACGACGCGGCGGCTGCTGGCCCACATGGCGCCGCGGCTGCGCCAGGACGCGGCCCGCAGCGCCGAGTGCGCGGACGAGCAGGCCGCCGTCGGCTCCCTCACCCCGCGCGAGCGGGAGGTGCTCGTGCTCATGGGCCAGGGCGCGGCGAACCCGGAGATCGCCGCCCAGCTGGTGCTCTCCGAGGCCACCGTCAAGACGCACGTGGGGCGGGTCCTGGCGAAGCTCTCGGCACGCGACCGGGTGCAGGCGGTGCTGATCGCGCACCGGACGGGGCTCGTGGGGTTCTGA
- a CDS encoding sensor histidine kinase — translation MNPLRRLDVLLRRHPVRTDVTAAVLLTLVLVLAPLVMLGGGVGSPAAWQTAGTVVAGLLMTGAWGLRRVRPVAAAGVTVAGALLHLAVGPEFTIALAMVPATVYNLAAIGPRWASLAGLATGLAGGLANGLKVWLFPPRFTTPDGVQVQSPAEPVAMVVMAVLCGMAVLTAWAFGDVVRNRRLAVQALEDRARRLETQALQERELAAADERSHIAREMHDIVAHSLQVIISQADGARYAAAAKPELAVETLETIGQTGRSALADMRQLLGVLRGPAEPTGGPDRARRDPAAPDGHRAPPGLADLPALFQTLRLSGLEISLLEQGSPRRDLPAGGELTAYRTVQEALTNTLRHGGEGAHAFLTLRWTARGLEIQADDDGRSQADAETTGSGQGLRGIAERVALFGGTMEAGPRVGAGWRVWAELPYADV, via the coding sequence GTGAACCCGCTGCGCCGCCTGGACGTCCTGCTCCGCCGACACCCGGTGCGCACGGACGTCACCGCGGCCGTGCTGCTCACCCTGGTGCTGGTGCTGGCGCCCCTCGTGATGCTCGGCGGCGGCGTCGGCAGCCCCGCGGCCTGGCAGACGGCCGGCACCGTCGTCGCCGGCCTGCTCATGACCGGCGCATGGGGGCTGCGCCGGGTGCGGCCCGTGGCCGCCGCGGGGGTGACCGTCGCCGGGGCCCTGCTGCACCTGGCCGTCGGACCCGAGTTCACGATCGCGCTGGCCATGGTCCCGGCCACCGTCTACAACCTGGCCGCGATCGGGCCCCGCTGGGCGTCCCTCGCCGGGCTCGCCACGGGCCTGGCCGGGGGCCTGGCCAACGGGCTGAAGGTGTGGCTGTTCCCGCCCCGGTTCACCACGCCCGACGGTGTGCAGGTCCAGTCCCCCGCAGAGCCGGTGGCCATGGTGGTCATGGCCGTCCTGTGCGGGATGGCCGTGCTCACCGCGTGGGCGTTCGGGGACGTGGTCCGCAACCGCCGGCTGGCCGTGCAGGCCCTCGAGGACCGCGCCCGGCGCCTCGAGACGCAGGCCCTGCAGGAGCGCGAGCTCGCCGCCGCCGACGAGCGCAGCCACATCGCGCGCGAGATGCACGACATCGTGGCCCACTCCCTGCAGGTGATCATCAGCCAGGCCGACGGCGCCCGGTACGCGGCCGCCGCCAAGCCGGAGCTCGCCGTCGAGACCCTGGAGACCATCGGCCAGACCGGCCGCTCCGCCCTGGCGGACATGCGCCAGCTGCTGGGCGTGCTGCGCGGCCCCGCCGAGCCCACCGGCGGCCCCGACCGCGCCCGCCGCGATCCCGCCGCCCCGGACGGGCACCGCGCCCCGCCCGGCCTCGCCGACCTGCCCGCCCTGTTCCAGACCCTGCGCCTGTCCGGGCTGGAGATCTCCCTGCTCGAGCAGGGGAGCCCGCGCCGCGACCTGCCCGCCGGCGGCGAGCTCACGGCCTACCGCACCGTCCAGGAGGCCCTCACCAACACGCTGCGCCACGGCGGGGAGGGGGCGCACGCCTTCCTCACCCTCCGCTGGACCGCACGCGGACTGGAGATCCAGGCCGACGACGACGGGCGCAGCCAGGCCGACGCCGAGACCACCGGCAGCGGCCAGGGCCTGCGCGGGATCGCCGAGCGCGTGGCGCTGTTCGGCGGGACCATGGAGGCCGGGCCGCGCGTCGGCGCCGGGTGGCGGGTCTGGGCCGAGCTGCCGTACGCGGACGTCTGA
- a CDS encoding nitronate monooxygenase gives MSSTTVPSVPAPVPAPLDPPVPVLAAPMAGGPSTPELAAAVIRAGGGAFLAGGMRSAAQVREQVDGLRALLTAPEEAGRFGVNLFVPDAVNTAVAASARGGAARIARAQAVASYRERLAPLAADLGAELPSVLTVTPDPDAERAAFEDMLAAAEEQSWPAVSFTFGLPAPDVFARLDAAGIPAGVTVTSPAEAMAAVASGARFLVVQGPKAGGHRATLDPQGRPGITDLRTLVFAVRHALGPAAVPLVAAGGITDGAQVRPLLEAGAVAVAAGTAFLLTPEAGTSAAHRTALRQASAGVAFAHPDDGAASTALTRAYTGRWARGLVTPFMDEHHDAPAAYPEVNGLTGPLRRAAAEEGDLEHVHLWAGTGAHRVEEVGAAEVLASLAPRAEP, from the coding sequence ATGAGCTCGACGACCGTCCCGTCCGTCCCCGCGCCCGTCCCGGCCCCGCTGGACCCGCCCGTGCCGGTGCTCGCGGCGCCCATGGCCGGCGGGCCCTCCACCCCGGAGCTGGCGGCCGCGGTGATCCGGGCCGGCGGCGGCGCGTTCCTGGCCGGCGGCATGCGGTCCGCCGCGCAGGTCCGGGAGCAGGTGGACGGACTGCGCGCCCTGCTCACCGCCCCCGAGGAGGCCGGCCGGTTCGGTGTGAACCTCTTCGTGCCGGACGCGGTGAACACGGCCGTGGCCGCCTCGGCCCGCGGCGGCGCCGCCCGGATCGCGCGCGCCCAGGCGGTGGCCTCCTACCGGGAGCGCCTGGCGCCCCTGGCCGCGGACCTCGGCGCGGAGCTGCCCTCCGTCCTGACGGTCACCCCGGACCCCGACGCCGAGCGCGCCGCGTTCGAGGACATGCTCGCCGCCGCCGAGGAGCAGTCCTGGCCGGCGGTGTCCTTCACGTTCGGGCTGCCCGCCCCGGACGTGTTCGCCCGCCTGGACGCGGCCGGGATCCCGGCCGGCGTGACGGTGACGAGCCCCGCGGAGGCGATGGCCGCCGTCGCGAGCGGGGCCCGGTTCCTGGTGGTCCAGGGCCCCAAGGCGGGCGGACACCGGGCCACCCTGGACCCCCAGGGCCGCCCGGGCATCACCGACCTGCGCACCCTGGTGTTCGCGGTGCGCCACGCCCTCGGCCCGGCCGCCGTGCCGCTCGTGGCCGCCGGCGGGATCACCGACGGCGCGCAGGTGCGTCCCCTGCTGGAGGCCGGGGCCGTGGCCGTCGCCGCGGGCACCGCGTTCCTGCTCACCCCCGAGGCCGGCACCTCCGCGGCGCATCGCACCGCGCTGCGCCAGGCCTCGGCCGGCGTCGCCTTCGCCCATCCCGACGACGGCGCCGCCTCCACCGCCCTGACCCGCGCCTACACGGGGCGCTGGGCCCGCGGCCTCGTCACCCCGTTCATGGACGAGCACCACGACGCCCCCGCCGCGTACCCCGAGGTCAACGGGCTCACCGGGCCGCTGCGGCGGGCCGCGGCCGAGGAGGGGGACCTGGAGCACGTGCACCTGTGGGCCGGCACCGGCGCGCACCGCGTGGAGGAGGTCGGCGCCGCGGAGGTGCTCGCCTCCCTGGCCCCCCGGGCTGAGCCGTGA
- a CDS encoding L-lactate permease — protein sequence MQVLLALAPILLTLGLLMTRLPAWAAPAAGSVAAVVLGLTVFGVDPAVLGAAVGHGVPTVLEILAIIAGGITLSRVMEHSGAHARLGGWLSAGNGPTLATALLMVHGVIPFLETVTGFGVSLVVGVPLLLGLGFTAYRAALLSVLSLTIGVWGSMAPGTLMGARLAGLDVQEVGVTAAVFNLPASLVAGVATVLAVRGARGLRDDSAPARLAPWLGVALASGTAQWALILGANLLVGTAPAGAVATFALTLAWLLVIRRGRLTPGPGRDVVPYVTLMAGTVLGTTAEDALGLTGPLSVVGTPALWSFVAVGVGLRLLDLDAAARRTVPRESLRLWRGTAVPNALYVAFGLVLSAGGASPALAGALSGLGESYLAAMPFIGAFAGFVTASNTGAMALVGPLQMDTGAALGVPPAWSNGLHNAAAGWGIIAGPARIQVAHGMAAPAQTPDMPGRAVSPRGLVAALLPASLAGVAGMSLMGWLLLPR from the coding sequence ATGCAGGTGCTGCTCGCCCTGGCGCCCATCCTGCTGACCCTGGGCCTGCTGATGACGCGCCTGCCCGCCTGGGCGGCGCCCGCCGCGGGCTCCGTGGCCGCCGTCGTCCTGGGCCTGACGGTGTTCGGCGTGGACCCGGCCGTGCTGGGCGCGGCGGTGGGGCACGGGGTGCCGACCGTGCTCGAGATCCTGGCGATCATCGCCGGCGGCATCACCCTCTCCCGCGTGATGGAGCACTCCGGCGCGCACGCCCGGCTGGGCGGCTGGCTGTCCGCGGGCAACGGCCCCACCCTGGCCACGGCCCTGCTCATGGTGCACGGCGTCATCCCGTTCCTGGAGACCGTCACCGGGTTCGGGGTGTCCCTGGTGGTGGGCGTCCCGCTGCTGCTCGGCCTCGGGTTCACCGCCTACCGGGCGGCGCTGCTCTCGGTGCTCTCGCTGACGATCGGCGTGTGGGGCTCCATGGCGCCGGGCACGCTCATGGGCGCCCGCCTGGCCGGCCTGGACGTCCAGGAGGTCGGGGTCACGGCCGCGGTGTTCAACCTGCCCGCCTCACTCGTGGCCGGCGTGGCCACGGTCCTGGCGGTGCGCGGCGCCCGCGGCCTGCGCGACGACAGCGCCCCCGCCCGCCTGGCACCCTGGCTCGGCGTCGCGCTCGCCTCCGGGACGGCCCAGTGGGCGCTGATCCTCGGTGCCAACCTGCTGGTCGGCACGGCACCGGCGGGCGCCGTGGCGACCTTCGCGCTCACCCTGGCCTGGCTGCTCGTGATCCGCCGCGGCCGACTCACCCCCGGGCCGGGGCGGGACGTCGTCCCCTACGTGACGCTCATGGCGGGCACCGTGCTCGGCACCACCGCCGAGGACGCGCTGGGGCTGACGGGGCCGCTGTCCGTCGTCGGGACTCCGGCCCTGTGGTCCTTCGTGGCGGTGGGCGTGGGCCTGCGGCTCCTGGACCTCGACGCCGCCGCGCGGCGCACCGTCCCCCGCGAGTCACTCCGGCTCTGGCGCGGCACCGCGGTCCCCAACGCGCTCTACGTGGCGTTCGGCCTGGTGCTCTCCGCGGGCGGGGCGTCCCCTGCGCTCGCGGGCGCGCTGAGCGGCCTGGGGGAGTCCTACCTGGCGGCCATGCCGTTCATCGGGGCCTTCGCGGGGTTCGTCACGGCGTCCAACACGGGGGCGATGGCCCTGGTGGGGCCGCTGCAGATGGACACGGGCGCGGCCCTGGGAGTGCCCCCGGCGTGGTCCAACGGACTGCACAACGCGGCCGCGGGGTGGGGCATCATCGCCGGCCCGGCCCGCATCCAGGTGGCCCACGGCATGGCCGCCCCCGCCCAGACCCCGGACATGCCGGGCCGGGCCGTGAGCCCCCGTGGCCTGGTCGCGGCCCTGTTGCCGGCCTCGCTCGCGGGCGTGGCGGGGATGTCCCTCATGGGGTGGCTCCTGCTGCCGCGGTGA